TCAGGTCGAATTCCGATGCGAAACGCGTCACCGCCGCCAGCGGATCGGGATCCGTGTCGACAGCGAGCACGCGCAACCCCCGGGGCGCGTAGGTCCGGTGCAGGCGCTCCAGCAGCGGGAATTCCTCCCTGCAAGGCCCGCACCACATGGCCCAGAGGTTGAGCAACGTCAGGGAGTCTGCGGTGGCAAGCGGGACGAGCCTGCCGCTTGTAGAACGTACGCGGAGTTCGGGGGCGGATTGACCTGCGCCAACGGGGGTATAGGTCGTAGCGGTGGCTGGCGCTTCTGTCCGGGGTGTGCACCCCGTAAGGGACATCACGACAGCCGCCGCCACAGCCAGGCGCCAGCGTGGCATGGGCATGGGTACTGCAGTTTAACGGCCCGACGTCGCGATAGCGCTGTGCTGTGGGACGCGGTCGATATAATGGATGACGACC
The sequence above is a segment of the Rhodothermales bacterium genome. Coding sequences within it:
- a CDS encoding TlpA disulfide reductase family protein; translated protein: MPMPRWRLAVAAAVVMSLTGCTPRTEAPATATTYTPVGAGQSAPELRVRSTSGRLVPLATADSLTLLNLWAMWCGPCREEFPLLERLHRTYAPRGLRVLAVDTDPDPLAAVTRFASEFDLTFQVAVDTSGGIMDRFRAMGLPSSYLIDNDGVIVASWTGIIPLSAADTIAYHLDLP